A single region of the Epinephelus fuscoguttatus linkage group LG14, E.fuscoguttatus.final_Chr_v1 genome encodes:
- the LOC125900645 gene encoding RAS guanyl-releasing protein 1-like: MLPSRRTQMDSLVQPLVAQYLAMGCQSKENNQNESITPEEKGKDDARVTPGCGSRSRVSPPGRPHRFHKPSPHPTQTAPSKSMMSLGPLTKGGSWEELIQACLQSFDSNGCVCGSSHLLNITLTMHRLHLSSSDLLDKLISLFKTALDSEQPAECQRICYLIRHWIQEFWMMFRLHHSLSDSLDTFRDLIREQGQEHLCSLLETKWINERDWSWKASQKIKANSSKKRKVSLLFDHLEPIELAEHLTFLEFKSFCRISFVDYQNYIRSCCMKDIPVMERSIALCNGISQWVQLMVLSRPTAQLRAEVFTKFIHVAQSLHLMHNYNTLMAVVGGLCHSSISRLKDTTSHVPNEVTKVLNEMTDLLSSCRNYDNYRQAYNKCTGFKIPILGVHLKDLISVNEAMSDYVEDNKVNVQKLQALYNHINELIQLQQIPPKLDANKDLVHLLTLSLDLYYTEDEIYELSYAREPKNCKAPPATPSRPPVVVDWASGVAPKPDPRTISKHVQRMVDSVFKNYDHDENGFISQEEFEKIAASFPFSFCVMDKEKEGLISRDEITAYFMRASVICSKLGLGFVHNFQETTYMKPTFCDNCSGFLWGVIKQGYRCKDCGMNCHKLCKDQVAFECKKNAKMTNAIDSPTPSSTPVTMGPSEGSEDCPFPYPPHDSKDWSPESPVTNYLRPRTVHSGTQTEGTQLSAAAPEASLPQPSLLVPTTPTLTSCPSPVPQRKQRHCAKWENRASFAQKPKEPEEESKPTYESLESENQRLQKANDTLRRKLKEAEREVEILKTLLKRHALHPVEEDSSS, from the exons ATGCTCCCATCGAGGAGAACACAGATGGACAGCCTAGTTCAGCCGCTCGTCGCCCAGTACCTCGCCATGGGATGCCAATCAaaagaaaacaaccaaaacGAAAGTATAACGCCGGAAGAAAAGGGAAAGGACGATGC GAGAGTGACTCCAGGATGCGGCTCCAGGTCTAGGGTTTCTCCTCCAGGCCGCCCTCACAGGTTCCACAAACCCAGCCCGCATCCAACCCAAACCGCCCCCAGTAAATCCATGATGTCCCTGGGTCCCCTCACCAAAGGGGGGAGCTGGGAGGAGCTCATTCAGGCCTGTCTGCAGTCCTTCG ACTCGAATGGTTGCGTGTGCGGGAGCAGCCACCTGTTGAACATCACCCTGACCATGCATCGTCTCCACCTCTCCTCCAGCGATCTGCTAGACAAACTCATCTCTCTAT TTAAAACAGCGCTGGACAGTGAGCAACCAGCAGAGTGCCAGAGGATATGCTACCTCATCAG GCATTGGATCCAGGAATTCTGGATGATGTTCCGGTTGCACCACAGCTTGTCAGACAGCCTGGACACGTTCCGGGATCTGATCCGAGAGCAGGGACAGGAGCATCTTTGCTCTCTCCTAGAGACCAAATGGAT AAATGAACGGGACTGGTCATGGAAGGCCAGCCAGAAGATCAAAGCTAACAGCAGTAAAAAGAGGAAGGTCTCTCTTCTTTTTGATCACCTGGAGCCCATTGAGCTGGCTGAGCATCTCACCTTTCTGGAGTTCAAGTCCTTCTGCAGAATATCA TTTGTAGACTACCAGAATTACATTCGAAGCTGCTGCATGAAGGACATCCCCGTGATGGAGCGTTCCATCGCCCTGTGTAATGGTATCTCTCAATGGGTTCAGCTGATGGTGCTGAGCAGGCCGACCGCTCAGTTGAGAGCTGAGGTTTTCACCAAGTTTATCCACGTGGCACAG AGTCTACATCTTATGCACAATTACAACACACTAATGGCGGTGGTGGGAGGGCTTTGTCACAGCTCGATCTCCAGACTGAAGGACACCACCTCACATGTACCCAATGAGGTCACCAAG GTACTGAACGAGATGACAGACCTGCTGTCCTCTTGCAGAAACTATGACAACTATAGACAAGCTTACAACAAGTGCACGGGTTTTAAAATCCCCATCCTGGGCGTCCACCTCAAAGATTTGATTTCGGTCAACGAGGCCATGTCAGACTATGTGGAGGACAACAAGGTGAATGTCCAGAAGCTCCAGGCACTCTACAACCACATTAACGAGCTGATCCAGCTCCAACAAATCCCTCCCAAGCTGGATGCTAACAAGGACCTGGTCCATCTGTTGACG CTGTCCTTGGACCTTTACTACACCGAGGATGAGATCTATGAACTGTCTTACGCCAGGGAACCCAAGAACTGTAAAGCACCT CCAGCCACCCCCTCTAGACCTCCAGTGGTTGTGGACTGGGCATCAGGAGTGGCTCCCAAACCCGACCCCAGAACCATCAGCAAACACGTACAGAGAATGGTGGAC TCCGTGTTTAAGAACTATGATCACGACGAGAACGGCTTCATTTCTCAAGAGGAATTTGAGAAAATTGCTGCTAGCTTTCCGTTTTCCTTCTGTGTCATGGACAAAGAGAA GGAAGGCCTTATCAGCAGAGATGAGATCACAGCCTATTTCATGCGGGCCAGTGTCATCTGCTCCAAACTGGGTCTTGGTTTTGTCCACAACTTCCAGGAGACCACTTACATGAAACCCACGTTCTGTGACAACTGCTCAGGATTC CTGTGGGGTGTCATCAAGCAAGGCTACAGATGCAAAG ACTGTGGGATGAACTGCCACAAGCTGTGCAAGGACCAGGTGGCGTTTGAGTGCAAGAAGAACGCCAAAATGACCAACGCCATCGACAGCCCGACACCGAGCTCCACGCCAGTTACCATGGGCCCCTCAGAGG GTTCAGAAGACTGTCCTTTCCCCTACCCGCCACATGACAGCAAAGACTGGAGTCCAGAGTCCCCAGTCACCAACTATTTGAGGCCTCGGACAGTCCATAGTGGCACCCAGACAGAGGGAACCCAACTTTCCGCTGCAGCCCCTGAGGCCAGCCTCCCTCAGCCCTCTCTGCTGGTCCCAACAACACCCACCCTCACCTCCTGTCCCAGCCCAGTGCCCCAGAGAAAACAGCGACACTGTGCCAAGTGGGAAAACAGAGCGTCTTTTGCGCAAAAGCCTAAAGAGCCAGAAGAGGAGAGCAAACCCACCTATGAATCTCTGGAATCA gaAAACCAGAGGCTCCAAAAGGCCAATGACACACTACGTAGGAAGCTGAAGGAGGCAGAGCGTGAGGTGGAGATACTAAAGACACTGCTCAAGAGGCACGCTCTCCACCCTGTGGAGGAGGACTCCTCCTCCTAG
- the exd1 gene encoding piRNA biogenesis protein EXD1, with product MDLDDVQFLNILKGKRIKLTLKTSSYLGVVQRISPNKTLVLADVVSGSNGCKIPGSKMFFGHDILNVEFTNEAETDSGVHDEEHLNVEKFQPYRKAITLDEDEEEYINFVVIDEFHEKFGSAVMHIKKQRVIGVGADGIEVYKHGRLCWLQIATKNKVYLFDVLLLGARAFKNGLSMILESKHILKVIHDCRAIAGCLTAQFGVKLTNVFDTQVADVMCFYSETGGLLPDRVSTLQEVVSLHLKVPSSQLLTLQMKSQLTKEERQIWQKRPCPVPLLKVMALSVIHLEPLRLVLLDTLMTDYVALVDSYLNSSHYEPGELEHVSMESVLELPKELRGLEQMRHERQEWAADHYPVTESGLLDRFNPRNQPPSQTSPAAEEQSQTQQESFEPDTEESPSSTQVDPLLHKPPMSPPRVTSVSSVDAHASPDPAAQVSVQSVTSPLSVGVSRGCTQVLMDTMGRGRPSGKEQSSIPASPAGRGFLLQMLHNQLSKEITAEMKTPGWTGMSPSFPNHTLTQEVMPQPAGPSDNDLPLTPDTFGKTGDHEFPSSSLMQSFRSFRY from the exons ATGGATTTGGACGACGTTCAGTTCCTGAATATCCTCAAGGGAAAACGCATCAAACTGACGCTCAAGACTTCATCTTACCTCGGCGTCGTTCAGCGAATCAGCCCCAACAAGACGTTGGTTTTGGCGGACG TTGTTAGTGGCAGTAATGGCTGTAAAATCCCTGGCTCTAAAATGTTCTTCGGTCATGACATTCTGAATG TGGAATTTACCAATGAAGCAGAAACTGACAGTGG TGTTCATGACGAGGAGCACTTGAATGTGGAAAAGTTTCAGCCATACAGGAAGGCCATCACACTGG atgaagatgaagaggagtatATCAACTTTGTAGTGATTGATGAGTTTCATGAGAAGTTTGGATCTGCT GTGATGCACATCAAGAAGCAGCGTGTGATAGGTGTGGGAGCTGATGGCATCGAGGTATACAAGCATGGGAGACTGTGTTGGCTGCAG ATTGCCACTAAAAACAAGGTGTACCTGTTTGATGTGCTGTTACTTGGAGCTCGGGCCTTTAAGAACGGTCTTTCCATGATCCTGGAAAGCAAGCACATACTGAAG GTCATTCATGACTGCAGAGCCATTGCTGGATGTCTGACTGCTCAGTTTGGAGTAAAGCTAACCAACGTCTTTGATACACAG GTGGCAGATGTCATGTGCTTCTACTCTGAGACAGGAGGTCTCCTTCCCGACAGAGTCAGCACTCTGCAGGAGGTGGTGAGTCTGCATCTGAAGGTGCCCTCCTCCCAGCTCTTAACTCTTCAGATGAAGTCACAGCTCACCAAG GAAGAAAGGCAGATCTGGCAAAAGCGCCCCTGCCCTGTACCACTGCTTAAGGTGATGGCTCTGTCAGTGATCCACCTTGAGCCTCTCAGACTGGTCCTGCTGGATACGCTCATGACAGACTACGTGGCTCTGGTGGATTCATACCTAAACAGCAGCCACTACGAACCTGGTGAATTAGAGCATGTCAGCATG GAGAGTGTGTTGGAGTTGCCTAAAGAACTCAGGGGGCTGGAGCAAATGCGTCATGAGCGGCAGGAGTGGGCCGCTGACCACTATCCTGTCACAGAGAGTGGTCTGCTGGATCGTTTCAACCCCCGAAATCAGCCCCCATCTCAGACCTCACCTGCAGCAGAGGAACAGAGCCAGACACAGCAGGAATCTTTTGAACCTGACACTGAGGAATCACCTTCCTCAACACAAGTGGACCCTCTCCTTCACAAGCCACCCATGAGCCCCCCAAGagtcaccagtgtttcgtctgtGGATGCCCATGCCTCCCCTGACCCAGCAGCTCAGGTTTCAGTCCAGTCAGTCACCAGTCCACTGTCTGTAGGTGTAAGCAGAGGGTGTACACAGGTACTAATGGACACAATGGGTAGAGGAAGGCCCTCTGGGAAAGAGCAGTCATCCATCCCGGCCTCACCTGCTGGAAGAGGCTTCCTTCTTCAGATGTTACACAATCAGCTCTCCAAAGAGATCACGGCGGAAATGAAAACTCCTGGTTGGACGGGGATGTCTCCTTCATTCCCAAACCATACACTTACCCAAGAagtgatgccacagcctgctgGCCCAAGTGATAATGACCTGCCACTGACACCTGACACTTTTGGCAAGACAGGGGACCATGAGTTCCCTTCATCTTCACTCATGCAGTCATTCAGGTCTTTCAGATATTAA